One region of Oryza glaberrima chromosome 7, OglaRS2, whole genome shotgun sequence genomic DNA includes:
- the LOC127780053 gene encoding uncharacterized protein LOC127780053 codes for MSYRSLLHKRILPAAAAAAAGAALRRPAAGSRLLQARLHQGNGRQRSSSAFLDAGFRDSEKDIDREIEQLAQKFEENSKRWKQEREELDNLRRLDLEEIEECRERTQKILDVATGISAGFFLVGIASYNNLI; via the exons ATGTCGTATCGCTCCCTGCTGCACAAGAGgatcctccccgccgccgccgccgccgccgccggagctgctctccggcgaccggcggccggCTCTCGCCTTCTCCAAGCCCGACTTCACCAG GGTAATGGAAGGCAACGCAGCAGCAGTGCATTTCTGGACGCTGGTTTTAGAGACAGCGAGAAGGATATCGATAGGGAAATAGAACAGCTCGCTCAAAAGTTCGAAGAAAACAGCAAACGGTGGAAGCAAGAACGGGAGGAGTTGGACAACCTCAGGAG gttggatttggaagagatagaggaaTGCAGAGAGAGAACACAAAAGATTTTAGACGTCGCCACTGGTATAAGTGCTGGGTTTTTCCTCGTGGGTATTGCAAGCTATAATAATCTGATATAG
- the LOC127779720 gene encoding SKP1-like protein 5: MAADKKEVADDTILLISSDGEHFNVPVAAASLSQLVSNMIEDDCTTNGVPLPNVASKVIEYCGKHAAAAEDEEKELKSFDAEFMIDVDKNMLYGLLLASNFLNIKSLLDLCCQHTANLIKGKSPEQIRKEFGIKNDFTPEEEEIRKENTWAFE, translated from the coding sequence ATGGCGGCAGACAAGAAGGAGGTTGCCGACGACACGATCCTCTTAATCAGCTCCGACGGCGAGCACTTCAAcgtgccggtggcggcggcgagcctgtCGCAGCTCGTCTCCAACATGATCGAGGACGACTGCACGACGAACGGGGTGCCTCTCCCCAACGTCGCCTCCAAGGTCATCGAATACTGCGgcaagcacgccgccgccgcggaggacgaggagaaggagCTGAAGAGCTTCGACGCCGAGTTCATGATCGACGTGGACAAGAACATGCTGTACGGCTTGCTCCTGGCGTCCAATTTCCTGAACATCAAGAGCTTGCTGGATTTGTGCTGCCAGCACACGGCGAACCTGATCAAAGGCAAGTCGCCGGAGCAGATCAGGAAGGAGTTTGGGATCAAGAACGACTTcacaccggaggaggaggaaatccGCAAGGAGAACACATGGGCGTTCGAGTAg
- the LOC127779719 gene encoding SKP1-like protein 11: MAAAAAEATIDGGGKMIILISADGKRFEVTEAVASQSQLISNMIEDDCTENGVRLPNVDGDILTMVVDYCNMHAGDAAADGDTTKASSTEELKKFDAELVQALENPVLFKLILAANFLNIKSLLDMTCQRVADMMSGKTPEQMRETFSIENDFTPEEEAAIRQENAWAFDD, translated from the coding sequence atggcggcagcagcagcggaggccacgatcgatggcggcggcaagATGATCATCCTGATCAGCGCCGACGGGAAACGCTTCGAGGtgacggaggcggtggcgagccAATCGCAGCTGATATCCAACATGATCGAGGACGATTGCACGGAGAACGGGGTGCGTCTCCCCAACGTCGACGGCGACATCCTCACCATGGTCGTCGACTACTGCAACAtgcacgccggcgacgccgccgccgacggcgacaccACGAAAGCATCAAGCACGGAGGAGCTGAAGAAGTTCGACGCCGAGTTGGTGCAAGCCCTCGAGAATCCGGTGCTGTTCAAGCTGATCTTGGCGGCCAATTTCTTGAACATCAAGAGCTTGCTGGACATGACGTGCCAGCGCGTGGCGGACATGATGTCCGGCAAGACGCCGGAGCAGATGAGGGAGACGTTTTCGATCGAGAACGACTtcacgccggaggaggaggcggcgattcGCCAGGAGAACGCCTGGGCCTTCGACGACTAG